The region GAATCCCTGTTCATTTTGTGTCTTCTACAGTTAGTAAAAGAACTTGATAAAACAAAGTCACTGAGACAAGTAATTACTTCTAACATCAACAAGAAAAAGACAGAGCTCTGAGATGACTCCACCCGAGTGGATAACCTGGATGACTGTAGGCTTGGCCGAGTCTGTTGCCATAGTAGCACTCAACCTCTGTacgataattgtttttacaagaAACCGTAATCTCCGCAAGCGCAGTACGTACCTGATGATAAATTTGGCAGTTATAGACATGTTGGTTGGAGGAGTTGCTGTGTTTTTTCTGTTCTATTGGTTTGGAGTATTCTGTAATGTATGGAGGGGGCATCTAAATGGGCATTTGAAAGATTATATAGAGACAAGACTAACTTGTGTTTTTCCTTATATGTCTTTACTAAACATTACCCTTATTGCTTTAGAACGGGCATATGCGACATTTCGGCCTTTCAAGCATCGCGTGCTAAAAAAACGGGTGTATGGCCTATTAATTGTCTTTGTTTGGGTTAGTACGGCAGTAGGTACTTCCTTAAATTTCAAATATCCTGAGGGAGTAGTTGATCTTTACTTCAAGATTGCATTTAGCTCGTTTGTACTTTTGATCATTTGTGTATCTTACTCATCCATTGTTATTCAAGTCCGTTGTGGAGCGCAGCCTAAACACCATGGTGCAGCcagtagagaaagaaaactgaccgtGACATTGTTGATTGTGACTGTTGCATCTCTTTTGGTGTTCCTGCCTGCTACTACTTTCGCTGTTCTCCTTTATAGCGGTAAATTTAAAATGCTCTTTCCAGTGGGTGATCATCTTTATTTTGCACGTTATGTTTTACTTTATGCAAACTCTCTTGTCAATCCTATATTATACGCTATCCGCATGCCAGAATACAGATCTACTTTAGCTGCACTCTTTTGCAAATGTACTGTTCGTAAGCGTGAAAGGCGAGTTGCAGATTTACCTCTTAATGATTTGTAAAACATTATGAAGCGCCATTGCATTTTTCTCCTTGGCTTTGCTAAGTTTGAAATTTCATGatattaacaacagttttaagttaATGTGCATAAATTGTAATAAGGTAAAGACATTATTATCTTCGTAAGAAAGTTTGACTTTAAATAGATGGATGAATATAGGATTCAGGAAAGTTAACAAGACAACAGGTGCTTATTATCTTAATTAATTTACTGTATAGCTGTTATTCGTCTTTTTAGTCATcagaggcacttgcctcagtcataatacATTATGAAGCGTCGTGGCATTTTCTACTTGGCTTTGTTCATAAGCGTACGAGCTGGGAAGGGGGGTACCGAGAGAGAgaaaacattacaaaataatgctGTTGGCGTAATTTCCAAAATTGTCAAAACTCGTGAATAAAGTTTCTAGTTAGTTACTTTTCATGAATCTCTGTGCGATTAGACGCTCGGCCAGGTGTCTGTAGGCTGTCAGGTGGTTTCTTCAGAGAGTTGGTAATTTACATGTATCATTTATATCTGTTGTTGATTTGAAGTATCGTTGGTGCACCGAAGCTAGACGAAAAGGTAGTCAGTTCAGGCTCCCGAAAAATAACGGGCcctcttttttgtttcttgtttttagcTGAGTTTCAGCTAAAAGGGAAGGGGGAAAGTCAAACAGTGCtagcaaataaataaacaaacaaacaaagaagtaCCATTGCCTTGGTCATAACGTTTTTCTGGCCAAGGCCCTTGTCATGCTATACTATTTTGAGGGCGATTATGCCCACTATTTCCTGCATTCAACAATTTTAACGGTTAATATCGGAGCAAAGCGTTTTTCCATGATTTGACTGAATAAATCAATAAGACCGCTTGATGACAGAGCATCTCGTAAATCGACAACGTTGTTAATTTGAGAAGTCCTTTATTGAGCAGGAATTGAATAAGACGTTTACAAAATGAGGAGGCCTGTTACGAGCTGGGAGTTTCCGGTTAGGAAATTCAGAGTGGAAAAAGGTACTGCGCAGCTTTTCTGCGCATATCTGGCCCTGCTTGCGGGCTCAGGTACTAATGGAAGCTGCAATGGTTCACAATGGTTGGAAAGAGCGACAGACTGTAAAAAGGCACACGAGGCTGTCACTCGgttgatttatttatacttgagCAAGCATGAAATTTTTTCGGCATTTCACTGTTAAGAAAACAAGTCACCCCGTGCCTGGTGAGAGGCTCTCTTGCTCTTATATATTCAGTGGGTTGCAATATGTAAAGAGTGTTTGTGGATATGTGTCTTTGCAACGAAATTTCTTGTATATCGCGGTAAAATAAAGGGTTCTGAAACCGTCTTTAGGTTAATTTTGTCCCAAAAAAGTTGATTCCCTACGAAAAACAATACACCAGCTTTTCATTAGTAACGTTAAAATGTTGCTGCTTACCGGGAATATTGGGAAAGCACACAAAGTTCGTagcctttttttgtttacacGATCGACGAAATTCCcaccactttttcaaacttTGGGCCTGGCGCACAGTCAAAACTCGCGCACGCTTATTACGTTTTTCTGCTCTGAAGTTCGGAAataaaacaacttcaaattctTTCCCAGGGTGCTCTTCCCTTCGAAGATGGGAAGGACTggaaaggagaaaaaagaaaaacaaagaacttttcCTAAAGCTGGCAAACTGCATTTCACGCATAGATCACTTTACTGGAACGAATGGCAGAATCTACTCACCGCCTCGAGATCCTTTTCCCTTCCTTCCGAAGGGTAAAGTGCCCTTGGTTGAATTATGTTATGATACTTGTTTTTATGTACATTATGAAAACGTGTTAGATGTTTAGAAGCATACGAAGTACTAAATTACATCTTTGATTATGTTCAATGCCGTATATtataagataaataaaaatacactGCTATAACAAACTGTTTTTCTGTTTCATGGTCAATACTACCACACATTGCCTTTTTGCTGATTTATTACCTACAATGATACACGCAACTTTAGAATGTACGCGGAGAGTTTGGATAGCCTGGACATCGTCTAGTGGTCACGTGACTAATAAATACCACGACTGATAAAGACGTTGGGATTAAACAAGCCGGTCTTTTTATATTATTTCTCGTATTTCCGGAGGgaaaatattctcttttttcagtTGTTAGCTAAAACACGTTTTTCCTTTACAGTAAAATAGTACCTCCTGAGCAGATCTAATCAAATTATCGTGGAAAGATCTCTCTCTGGTTAGTGCGCTCGTCTTAGGATCGAGCGATCCGGGTTCGAGCCCTGGctagggacattgtgttgtctccttaggcaagacactttactctcacagtgtctctctccacccaggtgtgtaAATGGGTAAAGGGCTGGGGGAATTCCtgctgcgatggactagcatctcattcagggggaagtagaaatactcctatttgcttcatgctacagcaACCACGATAAACTCCTGTCTGATCGGCCACTTGGTTCGAATGCAGACTTTACCATGTGAAGGAAAAGTCAATAATAGTTTAGAACACGTTTTGTACGAACGTGttcaaagaaaaatctttaCAAGGAAAacaccaacctcgtttccagagtctctcttctctgctttcTTTGGTCGTTGgaccaagggaggcagagaagagacaccctgggaacgaggttggcctcccggtacggcattgagggagagatatgtcggcccctaaaccatatgttaAAAAttccacgcctactcacagctccaaaccgcccttgtcaatatagcataagaattagatggcttatatatttaaggcaaaactcattttatctctcatatggtaagcactggagtggtagattacaaagtgtgcgcacgcgccctgctaaaggtaacatacatacaggcatgagctttatttcatctcgaatttccgagtAACtgcaggagctaatatcttcgagacattacatttaaagctaaaatacatagcatatacagatacctactaaatacataatatttaaagatatattcattaaaaagaaaagccgctgtacaaaatacggccttggattctcttttaaaaccagtaaactcatagttACGGGTAAAATCAGGTaacgcattccgcaacttagctgatacgtaagaaaaaagagagctaagactataactggttgttccaggtttacttagggacagaatgtaatttccgcgaagatcatgcataagaaggggacgggagagaaaacgtatttttcatataagcagaaaaaccctttttaattAAGTATTAAGTATCAagtatcaagtaatacgaggaaattttgaatgcgcttattgcatgcatagagatgtagagcttgacttttgAAGTAAAAGGACAGGTattctgcaaatataaatatcgttatccttttatttacattattataccgtttcttagacaggagaattacagcgaaatgaaagcataactttgtcgcgaattttctatgataaaaacttgttcagaaatccaaaatctaagttaacagcacacaccaggcttactcctgagtatctggctagaaataatTTCCTCTGgcctagaaatcatttcctcaagaGGCTAGAGTTTCACTCGGCTGCGCCCCGTGCAACTCTTACGCCTCTTTCGTGCTCTCGAAACTTCCCGCGTGCTCAATATCTCGACATACGCACAGCTGACGCATGAACTAATTGTTAAACAAGGGCTCATATCTCCGAGACATTACTACATAACATATACGAATGCATAACTAAAGATTCCATAGTTAAagatacattaattaaaaagaaaagcggccctggattctcattttaaaacctgtaaactcagtggtacggataaaatcaggcaGTGCGCGTATTCCACAATATAGCTCATaactaagaaaaagaactaagaccataactagTTGTTAAACACTagatttattgagggacagaatatAATTTGTCTTAGAACTGTCTAAAAGTCTTGATTCTTAATTAAACAAACCCAAGTAACCTTGGATATCATCGCTCAAAAAAAAACACGTAAAGCAAGTGTAGGAATCACACGGTGATTCCGAAGAAGTCCGATTGTGGCCGTGAAGAAAAGGAGGCGCCTGGGTCAGCCGGAATTTTCTTACAGTTCGACCATGCAAAAATAATCCACAATTCCTGTTTGCAAACAAACAATCAAGAGATTCTCCATATCAAGCTTCTGAGCTAACAAACAATTTTCATCACAAAATGGCTTAAATCTTGCTTTTTAGTCTTGGAAAATAACTGCTTAGATATTACACTAGACTCCTAGAGAAGATTCGTTTAATTCTCTTAATGCATATGAGTGAAGATATCGGTCGGGAAACGACATAACCTTGTCCAACACAAGCTGTCCATAAACCAATGTCTTCACCAAACCGTGTTAGAATGAACCAAATGTTACATGCAGTCGTCCTACAGAGATAAAAGCGAAGGAAGGTcgtagaaaacaaaaacaaaaaatcctACGGGAACAAAAGTTTAGAACAGTCCTTAGAGCAGGTGTAAGGAAGTTGTAGCTAAAGAAAGTATTATTCAAATTAGTTGCACTGTTTGTTTGGTATAGTCGATAGTCGACGGAGACAAACAAATTTTGACGCTGCAAAATTCGACAACAAATCCATTTTGAAGTAGTTAAGTCCTTTTAAGAAGACTGGAAAAATATTCCCTTCTTGATTCGTAATGTGAGTGTCCATTGGCACAATTAGGGCCTGACTGAAGGGAATTTCAAAGGAATAAAGAACGACCTGCAAagagtgacctgtgttttagacccccCGTAGCTTAGGGCAGGTTTGCTAAAGCAGGAGATAtaaaggatattacacggtggcgagaagatatgaattttatgttcgagtggcaagaacaatatctcacgagtgagcgaagcgaacgagtgagatattatttttattatttttagtttttttttccgtgtcggtaaaagtcttgccggTCACTCCcttggtaagtggtgtctttgtgcatagagccttctgcgcgtattttcttaggatcgagagggtagtggaaatgcgtagatttctctggtggacacagcagaatcattaacttagcctgcaatggcgtcgaaagtcatgtaaagCGAATAACGTTTTAGTgtatccttaaacaaaatatacccttatggagctcaataatggaaagtcagttggataaactaggcaggcggtgaaaaaccaacacctggaatctcaaaagcgacgagtaatagacttcgacaacaatctatcgcccgtcgagccgaaatcaaagtgagctgtatttctaaaataatattttaccaagtgtgctgttatgtagaacactgaaacaaaatggaaaattctctggtaacttatgggttcaacaaagacagagaatgaatcgaacaccttacgtggttctgtgatcaactctgcgcagtcttcaggtaaaaaacataattggaaatgtgacagccaagaattatttgaaagaaagcttgtcgtgtattttgtgcttcattattcaaggaaaaggttcttcatggaaacggtttgatcctgaaatttagtttgttgcgatattgcgcatatttgacatgattgagtttcttctcttcacgcacgtaatgaaatagaaggggtttttgcctctaatagcaaatatgttgtttctttcacaaaattgttcgctggaaaaggtggccttcatgaattcatcatgttttatgatatgcgagcttaactggatagtttttatggcaatagtaaagcattttcttgtcaaaatgaggctagcctctttctggtgtgttaacttaattaaatcgtgagtttgtatttgccgtctgccgcgtaaccttgatttccattCTCAAAATTACCTCAAGAACCTACCTTTTGcttagaataagcttttagaatgatgttcttgttttgcataaagcaagctaacaaaatctgtaccttgctgagttcgcatttgttagcgttaatagtattttcggtccaatgcttctgttttatgaggggtatattgttttggtctcccatccagatactaacccgaATAGggaaaacttcagtgaacttgtggtgaaaagaagttgtgagggaacttgaaaattatcgacatgtcagcccagaagccaatgtttctcccttctctttttatttgttattcttcagagactggaatgctgtagttcaataccacacaattcagtgccttctgattttctgtaacacgtaccacaggcaacccagtgtatgcttcacggaagcatctcgttcagAATAGGTTTTGAAAAACCTGCCAGCTGCAAGTTTTCAATTAGGTTAGAAACAGGAAGTTATACATATTTGTCACGCGACGACTCTATTTCGTGGTCCAAGTACCCCAAGTCGCATTGGGAGACAATTTCAGACTTGTTCTGGACAAATCCGACTTGAAATCGCCCAGTGACAAAAAATTTGTCTAGAAAGCTACAGTCGCACTTGAGAACAATATCTGTGAACAAAACATCACGCCTGATGTCACTTGAAGATGCTTTAGCTAGAGTTTGGGAAGATTCTGACGAAGAAATGGGAAGTTTTGACAACTCGGAATCCGATGGAAGTTAATCTTGCTGTTTTCATCCACAAAACCGCGACACGAGGGATCTCATAATATGTTAccacaagagaaaatgaggggacagagaaggaggctcccggtccagcccttgggatatgtcatgtccacgaaagttatttttagacgagcggaagtcttccgagacgtccgcatgcaggccaacctcggtccgatgtttgaaagaaaatatatattcataagccttccacgtgtcccctcattttctcttggttaccAAGAAGAATTCTTTCTATAattgttttctcctttttcctGGTTCTTCAGCAGCaggaaaatattaatttaatgCTATGCTGCCTGTTATTTATGCAGAATTTACGTGCACAAAACTTGCTATGAACACGATTTATTCGCCGTCAACGAAATCGTTATCGAAGACGAGCACCGTATTATTGGACTCTTCCGCGTCCAGTCGAATCGTGGTCGGACAATACCAGGGGACTACTTTCAAGAATCTGCTACATATCACCTGTCAAATCATTTCCGAAACAAAACACCCTCgcttttgttttccaagatttgTCTCAGTTTGGCCTACTTCAGAGGTAGTCGACggcatctttgaagtttgtccgtctgcaaccaaattttgtcctttgGTGAACAAGGTGGTCGCACTTCTGGCACTTGGtttggcttaactgcagaataccctgccactcgaatgaagttctgcgtagctggctacgcggtatgcggaaactaataaattcaagttgaagtatgtaatttattcaaacgtgttccaaactaaaatgtgttTTTCCAAAGTTGGTGTTTTTTCGTTAAAAACAGGGGTAATCTGTCGAAGAGTTAACTGGAGTCAGAGGAAAACTATGTATCTTTAAggacaatttatttttttagtcgtaaaaccctttttttcaacAATTCATTTAAAGGATTAGTGATATTAAGTAAAATTAAGCGTAAGCGGAGAAGGCATCAAAACTGGGTGCTCATTATTTCCCGAGTTTGTATTTTTATGATAGAAGCTCGAAAATCACTGtgcaaataaattcaagttgaagtatgtaatttattcaaaacagtatttctcgttcttaaagcgtgactcgcgaattaagtagtgatcaattgtgaattttacggttagattaactacagttttcacgagatcgtgtcaagaaaatagcgctcgttgcagtgattaggtctaagcactctttaacattttcgctttcaatttacggtttggatAACTAcgctttgcacgagatcgtgtaaAGAAagtagcactcgtttattgattaagcctaagcgctcgtttcagtcattaggcctaagcacgcATTTAACTTTGCGTACGCGTACCGCGTAGTCAGGTAGTTAACATACCTCGCCATCCTGTATTtcattctttccgcgtaccgtgtagccagctacttaagatactttgccaccttaaattcattttttccgcgtaccgcgtagccagcccTTTACAGTAACGGGCTCGATGTGGCGGGGTTTTCTGCAGTTGCTCCATTGGTTTTTCGttgtgatgacagatttttgacatAAGTAAACACTTTtgtcctctagtgcgacttggcccaAATTTGTGACTCACGTTCTCGTGCGCATTTGCGGTTTGACTGCGGCCCAAAGTTAATGATTACATAAGGTTGTTAAAGCCTGCCTTTTCAACGAAAAAAGGCGAACAGAAGGTCCTCTCATCAAAACTGTCCAAGCCGTAAAGCTATCTCTGACTCAACTACATGCAGGTAAGAggttttgaattttaattaattctaCGACAGAATTAATATTTTTGGCGAAGCGTAAATTATATCCAACAGAAAAATCTCAATAATTTCCCCAAAAATTACTCTGGACATCCAAAGGAACAAGCCTTTTGTCTTTTAAAACCTGGATTTTTGGCCAGTTATTAAGCCTTGGTTTACCATTCATTCTACAGGTGTAACCTGTTAGGTAAGAGTATTCAGTCATACAGAGAGTCCATGTTTATCAAATTTCATATACAGAAGTCTGAACTATACTTTCGTTTTGCTGTAGGGGGCATACAAAACGTCTTCAAGTGGCTTTTCAAGTAAGTACCagttatttatatttattcttTTTCTGCAAAGTAAAAGCAAATTTACTTATATTTAAATCTCAGCCGGTGAGAACCAACTGTCCGCTTTGGCAACCCGGAACTCCTCGAATTTGACGAAAGACTTTGGAAAACAGTAAACGACTTCCGCCTAAAGCTACTTTATACCACATCTTCCAATTCTAGAAGAATAGTTATAAGTTTAAGTCAATTAATACTAGTTATTTTCAAGCACTTCTTACAATGATTTTTTAGCGTTTTATTCAACAGTAAATATCTCCAGTACAGGTGAACTTTCTTATTTTGAACTCGAGTATTTCGAATTCTCGGCTCTGGCTTACTAATTTATGTTCATTTTCCTTGGTTTTGCCCCTATTTTTTGAATCGTTTTCGTTCTTAATTAACCAAGCCAAATTACCGGAGGCTTGGAAACTGAATATTTAGTTTCGGATTAAATAAGGCTGTCCCAGCCTCGGTTCACCCTCTATATTgcaatgtttttgttgattaGACCACcccctttttatttttcttttaccgtcgtccgaccgacccaaatttttggcattttcaaaaaaataattatgtagttaaagcattttttaaatttaaatagtTAATTCTttttaatctgaaaaatgaGCGTAGTAACGCATCGCAACGCGGAAGTTTTTCAGTGAGGTTTCAGAACAAAGGAAGACCGACATACGATATATGAGACTTTTGGGCTCCAAAGTAAAGGAGAAAATAGCGAAAATCTCTCATTTTTAGGCTAAGAAACCTACCGAAACGCTAGGCAGACTAGTAAGGAtaatcgttcttttttttttttttcaaaatacttttcatTCAAACTATACACGACGAGGCAATTAAAATCTAAGTTTTCTTTATACCTTAAATTAATTCACTAgttattgtcaaaaataaaaaccATTTTTATCAACCCAATGCATGTCCAAGCCCGACCCAAAAACCCGAGACTCTTACAAATGCCACGTGTAATCGCAGACGTCTTACAAACGCCTTGCGTAGGTTAAAACAGACTTGTGTATAGAAACtctcgaacaaagttggattccacatgcaacatCGTTTGGTGTAAAttttgaggtagtggcaaaacactatccaacattgctttacgaaactgattcaagttcaagttggcgctaaatttataaatatgcatgaCGCTAACACTGAAACGGAAACCGCTCGTAGCGCTTGTgttactggagctgtttgaggacggaaatgacggttcaaacgaggaaaatccaaaaaatggttaagagaacgtgtacAAAGGGGTATGTTCGCTGCAAAATACATCGGCGTTTAGGAGATGATGAGAACAGAGCAATAGTGATTAGGGGACTAAAAGTGCCCCaaagacatggccttgcttcatactcgctgatcaatgtttctggctgttgatccttgtccgccatctttgttgcaaataatgctagaagcctaggcttgaaaataaaatagcgattcgtgattggctagtagCGCAAACGTGACtagattcaggacacaactttgttggaagagcagcaaaacactgcaacattgttgtgtcgagcagaattgttggtcgcaatgtttgatcaaaagcaaactctaacCAACACTTGATCGAGCAAAAAATGTCAGACGAATATCATCCAACATGGatggccaaacggtcgaacaatgttggatcgagcaaagttggagtgttgaatccaactttgttcgattgtttggccagggctttaaagCCGTGCAGTGTGTAAGACGTCTTACAAAATCCTTTTAGAAAATCGTCGTACGCAATGCGAGTTGTGCTTGTGATAAGGGTTAACACTGCCCAGTTTAAAAGTCATAAGGCACTTTTAAGAGTATCATGTTACACGCACATTTTGTAAGGTTCTAAAATGACACGAGGCGTTCTTACAAACACCCATAACATACTGCGCGCAGAACCACTTACACACGGTATTGGAAAGGGGTTTGTAAGCAGTCTCATCTACGCTTTTAACTGTGTCTGATGGTTCTTTTCCAAGGCATGACCGTAAGACGTACGTTGCGTTATCCACATCCAGGGTAGAGAAGACTTGTTgacttgttactgggttgccagtatggcaaacccagtcgggatctgcgtttcatttgtttgttttattttatttattaatttttttccgtgtcggtaaaagtcttgcctgtcactcccctgctaagtggtgtctttgtacatagagccttctgctcgtattttcttaggatagagagggtagtggaaatgcgtagatttctctggtggacacagtagaatgataaacttaaccggcaatggcgtcgaaagtcatgtaacgcaaatggcgtttacaaaatatacccttataaagctcaataatggcaagtcatttggatactgaacaagacaggcggtggaatcttaaaagcaacgagtaatggacttcgacaacaatctgtcgcccgtcaagccgaaatcaaagtgagctgcactTCTaagattttaccaagtgtgctgttatgtagaacactgaaaccaagtggagattctctggtaacttatgggttcaacaaagacagagaacgaatcgaacaccttaagtggatctttgatcaactctgcacagtcttatggtaaaaacataattggaaatgtgacagccaagaattatttgaaagaaaggttatcgtgtattttgtgcttcatcatTCAAGGACTttaaaggttcttcatggaaaaggtttgatcctgaaattttagtttgttgtaatattgcgcatatttgacacgattgagttttttctcttcacgcacgtaatgaaataggaaggggtttttgcctctaatagcaaatatgttgtttcaaaaaattgttcgctggaaaaggtggcctttatgaattcatcatgttttatgatatgcgagcttaactggatagtttttatggcaatagtaaagcattttcttgttattcaaggaaaaggttcttccggttcttcaggaaagggtttgaacctgaattacatggtaatttgacacgattgagtttcttgtattctcgcacgcaatgaaataagAAGAGGTTCTCTCCCCTAAGAGCAAAtacgttgtttgtttcaaaaaattgctcgctggaaaaggtggcctttatgaattcatcatgttttataatatgcgagcttaactggatagtttttatggcaatagtaaagcattttcttgtcaaaatgaggttagcgtttttctgttgtgctaacttaattaatatatatatacattctGGCTTGTGAGTTTCAGTGAAAATGCGATGAAAGATC is a window of Montipora foliosa isolate CH-2021 chromosome 5, ASM3666993v2, whole genome shotgun sequence DNA encoding:
- the LOC138003248 gene encoding histamine H2 receptor-like, which codes for MTPPEWITWMTVGLAESVAIVALNLCTIIVFTRNRNLRKRSTYLMINLAVIDMLVGGVAVFFLFYWFGVFCNVWRGHLNGHLKDYIETRLTCVFPYMSLLNITLIALERAYATFRPFKHRVLKKRVYGLLIVFVWVSTAVGTSLNFKYPEGVVDLYFKIAFSSFVLLIICVSYSSIVIQVRCGAQPKHHGAASRERKLTVTLLIVTVASLLVFLPATTFAVLLYSGKFKMLFPVGDHLYFARYVLLYANSLVNPILYAIRMPEYRSTLAALFCKCTVRKRERRVADLPLNDL